ATAGATTACAGTAAGGTGCATTATCCTGTGAATGATGTTGAACTGAAATGGATACAAAATTTTTATTCGATTGGTTTGAAACGGAATGTTAATGCAAAGTTTAATTATGGTCAGCAGCAATATGATTTTGATTCCGGCGTGCTGTGTTTCGTTTCTCCGCTTCAGTTTTTAAGTCTGGAAATGAAACCTGATGTTGAAGTGGAACCAACAGGATATTTATTGCTGATTCATCCTGATTTTCTTTGGGGAACCTCTCTGATTAAGAAAATAAAGTCTTATGAATTTTTCAGTTATCAGATTAATGAAGCACTTTTTTTATCTGATAAAGAGGAGAAAATTATTGTTGATTTATTTAAAAATATTGAAAAGGAATACCAGACGAATATTGATAAATTTACCCAGGAATTGATCGTTGCCCAACTTGAATTATTTCTGATTTATGCTGATCGTTTTTATGAGCGACAGTTTTTTACGCGAAAAAAATCAAGTCATGAACTGTTGGAAAAATTTGAGGAAATTCTTTCGCAATATTTTGACAGCGGAAATCTTCTCGACAACGGGATTCCTTCTGTAAAATCCATCGCCGAACAGATGAATATTTCACCCAATTATCTGGGAACTTTGTTGAGAATTCATACCCAACAAAATACACAGCAGCATATTCAGAACAAAATCATTGATATGGCAAAAGAACGTCTGAGCACAACAAGTCTTTCTGTAAGTGAAATTGCTTATGAACTGGGATTTGAACATCCGCAGTCGTTTAGTAAGTTGTTTAAACAGAAGACTAATCAGTCGCCGGGGGAGTTTAGGAGGTTGTTTAATTGATTATTTTCATTAAAAATTAATTTGTAATTTTGACTTAAATATATCAGTCATGGATATTCAAACAAGGAAATTAAATCTCATCACCTATCTTGCTCAACTTCAGGACGAAAGTTTCTTTGAGAAAATCGAGGAATATATTTTATCTAAATTAGAGAAAGAAGATCATTCTGAATTCACTCCATTTACCATGGAAACTTTAATGAGTCGCATTGAAAAATCAGAAGAGGACTTAAAAAACGGTCGATTTAAAAGTCAGGAAGACTTAGAAAATCAATCTGCAAATTGGTAATCAATGAACATTATCTGGACTGACTTTGCCATTGAAAATTTGAAATGCATTTTTGATTATTACGCTAATAAAGTCAATAGAAAAGTAGCTCATAAAATTCGAAAACAAATCCTTGATTCCACAAAACAATTAATTCAAAATCCTAAATCTGGTCAAATTGAATTATGTCTTGAGAAACTAAATCAACAACATCGATATATTCTCAGCAGCAATTATAAAATTATCTATAAGATAGATTCTGATTGCATTGTCATCAATGATATATTTGATACAAGACAAAATCCTATTGGTATGACCGATGAAAAACGGAATACAAAACAATAAAAAAGTAAATTTTAAAGTTTAGATTTAATTTTTTGCTTTATGAATATTTTGCAGCTATTTATTTATATTTGAGAAACTAAACTTAAATCATGAAAAAACTAATTCTGGTAATATTTGTTTTTACATTTGGAATCGCTTTCGCTCAAAATAAAAATGAAGAAAAGGCAATAGACAAATTTGAGTCTCGCTAGCCACAGGATCAATCGGTTCCCGCTCCTCCGACAATTGCTTTTCCGGCACAATATCCTAAAGGAAATAAAGTTTTTCTTGAAAATGTAAAGAAAAATCTGGATAAATCAGCGATTCAATCTATTGGAAAAAATCTGAAAACAAAGATTATTTTAAAAATCAATTCAGAAGGAAATGTTCTTAATATTTCCACTTACGGAAGCAATGAAATATTTAATAATGAAGTAAAAAAAGCTGCGGGAAAAGCTACTGATAACATCATTTGGGAAGCAGGAAAAAATAATACAGGCGAAAAAGTGATTGATATTATTAATTTGCCTTTTATATATTCAAATAACTAGTTTAAAATTAAATAGGTAATTTTGATTTAAATATATCACTCATGGATATTCAAACAAGGAAATTAAAATTTATTGAGGAATTTCTGAAAATTCAAAGTGAGGAATTGATTTCTCGTCTTGAAAAGATTTTGATTTATAATGAGAATGATTTAACTCCATTTTCTCTTGAAGAATTAAATAGTCGCTCCTTAAAAAGCTGTTTTTTGACTTTGAAAATTATATTTGCCTAAAAAGATTCGGAGAACAAGTTCGAGCCAAAGAAGAATTTGTTGTTTGATTTGATTCAATCTCATCTTCAAATTGTATCCAATCCCTGCTAATAATGCATTATTAATATCTCCAGCCACTCCTTTCAGGAAGTTTAATCCTAAGGAGTGGTTTCTTTTTAAATGAGAGATACAAGGTTCTATGGCTGCTCTTGCCCGGAATCTTAATCTGGCTACTTGTTGCCCATATTTTGTTTTTTCTTTTTTTGCGGGAAGCAAAATTGCTGTTCCTTCCACTTCTTTGATTCCTTTAAATCCTCTGTCTGTAGTGGCTTTCGTAGGTCTTGTTCCGCCAACGGATTTTCTTACCCTCTCACTCTGTGCCAATGATTCTTCAAGAGTTTTACTATCGTGAGGATTGCCAGAAAATCTCTTTACCGAGCTGATGATCCCTGTTTTCCGACCTCTTACTACTGCTACTTTTGTCCCAAACTCGTATGCTTTTCCCGATTTTCCTTTCGCAATACACGCAACTTGTGGCTCGTGAAGACTGTAAATTTTATCTTTCGTGGTACGTTCTTGGGTGAGTGCTTTAAGGTAAATTTTAAAAACGTCTTCGTAGCCTTTCAAAACATCTTTAGGAAGTTTTCTTTCCAATTCCCGAAGAACTCTTTTACCAATCGTCCTGAGCTTTTTCCTCGCCATTTTTGCCTTCTTCTGTCTTCTGGGATGATGTCCAAAAAAAGCGTCCCGCAATAATTGTTTGCTCACTCTTCTGTAGCTTTGTCTTTGTACAACGCTCTCTTTTTCTGCTATTTTTCTACAATTGTCGATTACTTTTTTTGCTAATTTGGCATCGGTAGGAAAGGTAATGTTCTTCTCCTGAACCGTCGTATCTACCTGAACTTCATCTTCTGTTTTGGCTTTGGGATGGAGAGAAACGCTTTGTCCCAAAAGAAATTCCAAACCCTTATCTCCAATTCTTTTTCTGAAGTGTACAAAATTGCTCGGATCGAAAGGCTGCTCTGTCTGGAAAAAGGTTTCTCCGGTAAAATATTGCCAATACGCATTCTCAATCCATCTCTCTATTACACTTTCATCACTTTCTTTAAACATTTCCTTGAGCAAAAGCATTCCTGCTATTTTACGGATAGCAATAGAAGGTCTTCCGTTTTCTGAAAATAATTTCTCAAACTCTGACTCCATTTTATCCCAGGAAATCTCCCCAGCTAATTTTACCACCGGATGCTCCATATTAATAAGCTCCGTAAGCCTGGTCTTGAATAAATTCTGCTGTAAATCCTCTCTTATTTTGCCTAACATTTTGCCACTTTTTATATCCTAAAAATACAATTTATTGCAATTTTTTACAACGATTTTTTACGAAATATAAGTGCATAAAACTGATAATCAAAATATTACTTGGTTTTTAAGGAATGACTAAATAATAGAATTGATGAGTCCTTAGAAGATTCTAAAAACGATAGAATTACTGACTCTAATGATTTACTTTCGGAATTTAAATAATTAAATATCACATAACAAAAAAGAGAAGCCTAAAACTTCTCTTTTTCTATTTTTATCCAAACTTCTTCTTTCTCAACCAGAAGAACAAACCTCCTAAAATCCCGATGATGACGAGCGGAAGCAGCAAATTAAACCACTGCCAGTTGCTTTTCTCATCGTTGATCCGGTGTCTGTCGAGAAGTCTTTCTTCGATATTTCTGTTTCTGAGATCAATCAAATTGCTGTCGTCCAACAGATAATCTAATGCGTTTCTCAGGAATTGTTCGTTTCCGAACTGCTCGTTGGTCATTAGATCGACGCCCAAAGGTAGCGCTTCACCTTTTACAATTTTATTTCGCCCCACATCACCATCTGCGATGACGATCATTTTATTTTCAGGACTTGAATCTTTAAAATTCGGGTATCCTTTTCTTTCAATTCTCGAAGCATACGCAGAGTTGAATTTACCTTCCAAAGCCACCGCATAGATCTTCGGAGTACTTGGCTTTTCCATTTGTCCAAGGCTGTCTACGCTTGCGACCTCTTTCAATTCCACATAATTCGGAACCTGCTTCAATAAAGTTCTTTCACTCGATTCGAAAAGAACCTTTGTTTTGATATTTTTTCTTCCACCCAATGTATCAATGGAAGTCGGAAATTCAAATTTTACCGGATTGATATTTTTTGTGATCGGATGGTCATTTTCAGCAATTCCCAACGGATAATACGGCCATGGAAGAGTCGTAAACTGAGGATTTCCGCTTACTTCGCCCGTTACCAGCTTCAGCAAAGCAAATTTCTTTACATCTTTTACCAGCGCCGGGTTGATTCTTAATCCGTAGTTAAAGAAAAAGTCGGTCATATTAATATCTACCGGGAACGGCATCACTTTTTGTGACCTCATCAGGGTATCCATTTCAGCGTTGACGGCATCAATCATCCAAAGCGTTTTCCCGCCGTTCATGATATATTGATCCAAAATCACTTTTTCATTGTCTGTAAATGCTTTTCTCGGCTTTGCAATCACCAAAGCGCTCATCTGCTTCAATAAAGGAACATCCGCCAATGTAAGCTCCGTTTGATTTTTAGGAATAACAGGTCCGGCATCATAATTTTCTAAAGCCAGATGCATAAAACCTTGAAATTCCTCAGGACTTAATTCATCCTGATTCACCAAGATTCCGACCTTTTTTCTCTTATCAACTGCGATGTTTTTAATATTTGAAACAAAATTATACTCCAGATTTTCAATTGACTTTCTCAACTGTTCATCAGCATCAATTCCTGTCTGCTGTACCACCAACGGAATAGAAACGCCATTGCTTCCGTATTTTACCACCGCATAAGGAAACAGAACGATTTGCGAAACTTTCCCGTCTTTAATGTCCGGAAGAACGGAAGGCTGCATTCCCATGGCCATCAGGCTGTCTTTCGACATTTTGGTTTTAATGGGATCAATAAATTTAAAATCTATTTTGGGATTTATCTTTCTGAAATTTTCCAACATAAATTTCGTTTCACTCTGCAACTGTTTAAAGCTCGCAGGGAAATCTCCTTCAAGATAAACTTCCACCGTTACTGGTTTTTTCACAGATTCCAGTACTTTCACGGTATTATCGGAAAGGGTGTATCTTTTCTCTTTTGTTAAATCCAATCGAATTCCGGTAACGGCTAAAATAATAGCTAAGGGAAGGATCACAAACAGTAAAATTCCTAATGGAGATTTGAATGATATCTTCTTCATAATTCTACTTCTTTTTATTGATAAAATGATTGGACAATGCTAAGGTAAGACCGATAACAAAAACGAAATACGCAATATCTTTAAAATCGATCAAACCTCTTGTAAAACCTAAGAAATGCTGGTAAAATCCGATATTCTGAAGAATAAAGTCTGCACTTCCCAATAGTTTATAACTTGCCAGCTGTTCGATTCCGAAATACATGATGAAACACATGAAAACGCCCAACAAATAAGCCATAATCTGATTCTGAGACAGCGAAGAGGCTAAAATCCCGACTCCTGAGAATGTTGCGATCAGAATAATCAGTCCGAAATAGCTTCCGAAGGTCATCCCCAAGTCAATATTTCCTTCCGGAACACCTAAAACGTACACGGTGTAAAGGTAAATTAATGAAGGAATAAGACATAAAATCCCGACTACCCAAACGGAAAGGAATTTTCCAAATACCAGATCTGAAACTTTCAGAGGTTGAGAAAAAAGCCAGTTTAAGGTTCCCGTTTGTTGCTCCTCCGCAAAAGTTTTCATGGAAAGTGCCGGAATGATGAACATCAGCAACCAGGGAACTAATACAAAATAGCTTTGTAGAGAAGCGAGTCCGATTTCGAAAATATTGGAATCGTTATCGAAAAAAAACAAAAAAAGAGTACTTATTAAACTGAATGCGGCAATGATGATCCACGCGCTCCAGTTTCCAAAGTAACTCCAAAGTTCTTTTTTAAAAATTGCAATCATAGTTTTATTATCAAATGTTGATTGTTGTTGGTTGATCTTTGTTAGATTTCTCATCCAACAACTATAAACGGTTAACCAGCAACCAAATCATTACTTTTTCTTATTCTTGTTAACCAATTTCACCGTCATCATGATTAAAAATACCAAAACGAAAAATCCGGTGATTAATTGCCACCAATATTCAATGACCTGAGATTTTAAGATCACCGTGAAGACCACCAGAAACAAAATGAAGGTTGCGATTTCGTTCGCTTGTCTTAGTTTTATATTGGCTGTTTCGAGTGTATTTCCGTTGAGTTCTTTTAGTTTTAAAACCTTCTTCCAGCACCAGTAATGGTAAATCGCCAGACCGATCAGGAAGGTTAGTTTTAAATGAAACCAGGGCATCTTCATCAGTCCGGGGTTTAAAAAGATCATCACCAAGCCACAAACCGCCATGATTACGCCGGCCGGAACGGTAATGATATTCCATAGCCTTCTCGCCATGAATGTATATTGTTCCCTCAAAATGTTCTTCTTTTCCTCGGGAAATTCATCGGTATCTTTATAATAAACAAAAATTCTCACGAGATAGAAAATCCCCGCAAAATAGCTTACCATAAAGATAATATGAAGCGCTTTTATTATAGTGTAAAGCATTTGAAAAAAATAATGGCAAATATAATGTTAATGATAAAAATATTTGATAGAAAATAGAATAAATATTGTCTTTGTTGTTTTATGTTTAGAATTCATTATTCTTTTGAATCTAAACCTAAAATAATGGTCTACTTATAAAAAGATTATTCACTTATCTTAAAAACGACAAATATTGAATTGAAACAACCATTTCCTAGCCCGGATTGAGCGGCATGTTTGAGCTCTTTTTAAGATTCTGGCGAGCCTTTAGGCTCGCCAGAATCTTAAAAAAGCGAGTAGCGAAAGCCGGAAAAAGCTACTGATAAAAACTATTTCGCATAAGAAACACTGTCTGCTTTTTGGTTTCGATAAAAAGTTTTAATGTATAAAAGTTTGCCTTCTTTACTGAAATATTTCCAGTCACCGAAATAATACCAATGGCGCTCGTTTACTGAAATGTCCAGCTTCGTTTGTCCGCGTTCCATAAGCGTTCCATCGGGAAAATATCTTTTGATCTTCGTGATATCTTTTCGGACTTTATTTTTTTCGTAAAGCTGGTTTCCGAGATAGATCTTCCACTTTCCTACTTTTTCGCCTTTATTGTATTTTCCGATGGCGGTAAGTTTTCCATCGTCGGCGGAATATTCTTCCTTCCATTTGCCATGTCTTTTCTTGTGTTGATCATCGGTTAGAATATATTGATTCATTTTAGTTTTACATGAAATCACTAAAATTAGAAACAAAAAGAGAATTATTTTATTCATAAAAAAACAGGATTTCTGTAAATATAAGAAATCCTGCTATGTTCTACAATTGTAGAGCTATTTTATTTTTAAGAAATCACATTCAGTTCTTTTCCTACTTTTTCAAAAGCAGCAATCGCTTTATCCAAGTGCGCTCTGGTATGAGCTGCAGAAAGCTGAACTCTGATTCTTGCTTTTCCTTTTGGTACCACAGGATAAAAGAATCCGATGACGTAAATTCCTTCATCCATTAGTTTTTCTGCCATTTTTTGAGCCAAAGGTGCATCGTACAACATTACCGGAACAATGGCCGCGTCTCCGTCAGGAATATCAAAACCTTTTGCTTTCATTTCCGTTCTGAAGTATTCTGCATTTTCCATTACCTGATCACGAAGCGAAGTATCATCAGAGATCATATCCAACACTTTCAACGCTGCCCCCACAATTCCCGGAGCTAATGAATTGGAGAATAAATAAGGTCTTGAACGCTGTCTCAGCATATCGATGATTTCTTTTTTACCGGAAGTAAATCCTCCCAAAGCACCACCTAAAGCCTTTCCTAATGTAGATGTAATGATGTCTACTCTACCCATTACTTCATTGGCTTCATGCGTTCCACGACCTGTTTTTCCAATGAAACCTGTCGCGTGAGAATCGTCAACCATCACCAAAGCATCGTATTTATCTGCCAAGTCGCAAACGCCTTTTAAATCAGCAACAATTCCGTCCATTGAGAAAACTCCGTCTGTAACGATGATCTTAAAACGGTGATTTTTTTCAGAAGCCGCTATTAACTGAGCTTCCAAATCTTCCATATTGTTATTTTTATAACGGTATCTTGCTGCTTTACAAAGACGTACCCCATCGATGATTGAAGCATGATTCAGTTCATCTGAAATAATGGCATCTTCGTCAGTAAATAAAGGTTCGAACACCCCTCCATTTGCATCAAAACAAGCAGCATACAGAATGGTGTCTTCCAAACCTAAAAAGTCGGCTATTTTTTGTTCAAGTTGCTTATGAATATCCTGAGTTCCGCAAATAAAACGAACAGAAGACATTCCGTAACCGTGAGATTCAATCATATCCTGAGAAGCTTTCATGACTTCCGGATGGTTTGATAATCCCAGATAATTGTTAGCACAAAAGTTCAACAGCTTCTTTCCATTGGCTTCTATTTCTGCGCTTTGCTGAGAAGTGATGATTCTTTCTCTTTTGTAAAGTCCGTCGTTCTCAATATTTTGAAGTTCGTTCTGTAAGTTTTCAAGATACTTTTTAGAGATCATTGTAAGTAATTTTTTAGATATGCTAATTTAATAAAATCGAACAAAACTGAGCACGATTATGATTTT
The sequence above is a segment of the Chryseobacterium sp. MYb264 genome. Coding sequences within it:
- a CDS encoding helix-turn-helix domain-containing protein — protein: MKETFRFNSISDFHAFCSLPNPEHPLISLIDYSKVHYPVNDVELKWIQNFYSIGLKRNVNAKFNYGQQQYDFDSGVLCFVSPLQFLSLEMKPDVEVEPTGYLLLIHPDFLWGTSLIKKIKSYEFFSYQINEALFLSDKEEKIIVDLFKNIEKEYQTNIDKFTQELIVAQLELFLIYADRFYERQFFTRKKSSHELLEKFEEILSQYFDSGNLLDNGIPSVKSIAEQMNISPNYLGTLLRIHTQQNTQQHIQNKIIDMAKERLSTTSLSVSEIAYELGFEHPQSFSKLFKQKTNQSPGEFRRLFN
- a CDS encoding type II toxin-antitoxin system RelE/ParE family toxin encodes the protein MNIIWTDFAIENLKCIFDYYANKVNRKVAHKIRKQILDSTKQLIQNPKSGQIELCLEKLNQQHRYILSSNYKIIYKIDSDCIVINDIFDTRQNPIGMTDEKRNTKQ
- a CDS encoding IS5 family transposase, with translation MLGKIREDLQQNLFKTRLTELINMEHPVVKLAGEISWDKMESEFEKLFSENGRPSIAIRKIAGMLLLKEMFKESDESVIERWIENAYWQYFTGETFFQTEQPFDPSNFVHFRKRIGDKGLEFLLGQSVSLHPKAKTEDEVQVDTTVQEKNITFPTDAKLAKKVIDNCRKIAEKESVVQRQSYRRVSKQLLRDAFFGHHPRRQKKAKMARKKLRTIGKRVLRELERKLPKDVLKGYEDVFKIYLKALTQERTTKDKIYSLHEPQVACIAKGKSGKAYEFGTKVAVVRGRKTGIISSVKRFSGNPHDSKTLEESLAQSERVRKSVGGTRPTKATTDRGFKGIKEVEGTAILLPAKKEKTKYGQQVARLRFRARAAIEPCISHLKRNHSLGLNFLKGVAGDINNALLAGIGYNLKMRLNQIKQQILLWLELVLRIFLGKYNFQSQKTAF
- the gldG gene encoding gliding motility-associated ABC transporter substrate-binding protein GldG gives rise to the protein MKKISFKSPLGILLFVILPLAIILAVTGIRLDLTKEKRYTLSDNTVKVLESVKKPVTVEVYLEGDFPASFKQLQSETKFMLENFRKINPKIDFKFIDPIKTKMSKDSLMAMGMQPSVLPDIKDGKVSQIVLFPYAVVKYGSNGVSIPLVVQQTGIDADEQLRKSIENLEYNFVSNIKNIAVDKRKKVGILVNQDELSPEEFQGFMHLALENYDAGPVIPKNQTELTLADVPLLKQMSALVIAKPRKAFTDNEKVILDQYIMNGGKTLWMIDAVNAEMDTLMRSQKVMPFPVDINMTDFFFNYGLRINPALVKDVKKFALLKLVTGEVSGNPQFTTLPWPYYPLGIAENDHPITKNINPVKFEFPTSIDTLGGRKNIKTKVLFESSERTLLKQVPNYVELKEVASVDSLGQMEKPSTPKIYAVALEGKFNSAYASRIERKGYPNFKDSSPENKMIVIADGDVGRNKIVKGEALPLGVDLMTNEQFGNEQFLRNALDYLLDDSNLIDLRNRNIEERLLDRHRINDEKSNWQWFNLLLPLVIIGILGGLFFWLRKKKFG
- a CDS encoding ABC transporter permease subunit → MIAIFKKELWSYFGNWSAWIIIAAFSLISTLFLFFFDNDSNIFEIGLASLQSYFVLVPWLLMFIIPALSMKTFAEEQQTGTLNWLFSQPLKVSDLVFGKFLSVWVVGILCLIPSLIYLYTVYVLGVPEGNIDLGMTFGSYFGLIILIATFSGVGILASSLSQNQIMAYLLGVFMCFIMYFGIEQLASYKLLGSADFILQNIGFYQHFLGFTRGLIDFKDIAYFVFVIGLTLALSNHFINKKK
- a CDS encoding CopD family protein produces the protein MLYTIIKALHIIFMVSYFAGIFYLVRIFVYYKDTDEFPEEKKNILREQYTFMARRLWNIITVPAGVIMAVCGLVMIFLNPGLMKMPWFHLKLTFLIGLAIYHYWCWKKVLKLKELNGNTLETANIKLRQANEIATFILFLVVFTVILKSQVIEYWWQLITGFFVLVFLIMMTVKLVNKNKKK
- the kbl gene encoding glycine C-acetyltransferase; the protein is MISKKYLENLQNELQNIENDGLYKRERIITSQQSAEIEANGKKLLNFCANNYLGLSNHPEVMKASQDMIESHGYGMSSVRFICGTQDIHKQLEQKIADFLGLEDTILYAACFDANGGVFEPLFTDEDAIISDELNHASIIDGVRLCKAARYRYKNNNMEDLEAQLIAASEKNHRFKIIVTDGVFSMDGIVADLKGVCDLADKYDALVMVDDSHATGFIGKTGRGTHEANEVMGRVDIITSTLGKALGGALGGFTSGKKEIIDMLRQRSRPYLFSNSLAPGIVGAALKVLDMISDDTSLRDQVMENAEYFRTEMKAKGFDIPDGDAAIVPVMLYDAPLAQKMAEKLMDEGIYVIGFFYPVVPKGKARIRVQLSAAHTRAHLDKAIAAFEKVGKELNVIS